A window of Oryza glaberrima chromosome 2, OglaRS2, whole genome shotgun sequence genomic DNA:
CCCCAGGGGCATGCTGTTATTTATTTCTTGACTCCTTTCCCACTGTAcagaaaaaaactttaaaagaGTACTTAGCTACTAGTATCTGCAAATCAACATATCAGAAGCATTCAAACAGAACACCAGCACCGGATCGTGTGATTGATCATCAGTTTCACTGTCACCCAGCGGATCAGGTTGGGCGAGCTTCCCCGCCTTTCTGCAATCAGCCGCGAAAAAACACAAGCAGACCGTGTGGATCAGTTCATCATTCATTCATAACCCAGAAAATAACCAAATACTCCTAAGTTGGAGGAGATCAAGACCGGCTAATTGGCTTGTTTTTAATTTCACCTTATCCCCTTTGGCGGCGGCCGCCCTCTTCGCTGCATCGGCCTTGTCCTTGtccgccttcctcctctccttctccagcttctCCCTCTCCATCTTCTGCTCCACCAAATCATGATCAAATTCGACATTCAAACGTCGTCAGTCACAAACAGCAGTGGCGATCAATGATCAGGTGACCACCAACCTGTATGTAGACGCTCTCGGCGGCGCGCTCCTCCTCGCTGAGCACCCTGCCGGTGCCGTCGCTGAAGTAGCGCGCCAcgcgccggcctccctccatcctcCTCGCCAAAACTGCCGCCGCCCACGCGGGTTGATGAGGCGCCACCACCCTCGCCACGGCCGTTCTTGTAgccatcttcttcttgctccccaagaacctcttcttcttcctcttcttgctcCCCAAGAGTAGagtacgacgacgacgcgtgGATGATGACTCGCGAATCGCGATCCCTCTCGGGAGCTTGCCGACCTCGACGTGGGGGCGGGGCGCCCAACTATTTCTAGTTAGGTTTTTCACTTTGTCAGTGTCCGTCGGATGCTCTCATCCTGACCATTTTGCGGCGCGAAACCGAAGATAAGGATGGGAATATGGGATTGAGATGAGAACGCCGGAACTAACCggataaaagaaagaaagccaAGTGGTTTGGAAAGCAACTCGAGTAGTCTGGGCCTAAACCATCCTAGTTTGGGCCTCCCGGCTCCCGGCCCGGCCAAACCCGATCCATCGGAAGCACGCGAGGCGAAGTGATTCGTGCAGCGGGTTCCACCAACCGCGCGGCGGATCGGACGGTGGTGCGCGCCTCTCAGCCGCCGAGTCCACGGCGACCACCGCCTCACCAACCCACGCAACCAATGCCATGTGAATAACAGAATAAGTGCGAGTAAGTGAGCCCTGCGGCGCCGACTCCTTTTTTTACGCTCCTCTGCCATTTCCCCCCTCTTGGAGTTGGAGGGGAGCAAGCGCCGAAGCGACAGCGCGAGGTCGAGCAGGTGAAGCgagtggggagggagggagatggcGGGGGGCGGGGGCGCGGGGAGGAAGGTGTCGATCGCCGCCGTGCAGTTCGCCTGCACCGACGTCGAGTCCGAGAACGTCGACACCGCGGAGAGGTATGTTGTCCGGTATCCCTAACCCCGTCCCcgtctcccccccccccaaattgTAGGGGTACATTGCCCCGAAGGAAGGAaccgagcgcggcggccgctTAATTGTTTGGTCTGATCGCCGATGTTCTCGCTCTGCTATGCTTAGTGATTCTGACTATTAGAATTGATGAATGCTCTGGTTTTTTGTTCCTGAAATCCTGAATGCTATGAAGGTTCCGGTGATTATGTACTACTGAATTTTGAGCGGTTCTCGTTAACTGAGTCACAAGTGACCTATATTAATTCCCGCAAAAAGAAAGTAACCTACGCAATTGAGTTCATTTTCGCCATGAGATGGCTACACTGTCAACAAATTTATAGCCCGAGCATActagaagataaaaaaaaagaaggaaaaagataGCTAGAGCAGTACCTCAATCCCTTCCTGGATTGCAGAAACTGTTAAGATTGAATCTGAAGCTATCTTTCTCTTCTACTTGGTCGCAAAGCTGTGACCCTTATGCCAGTTAGTGTTTCTGATTTTGCAGAAGCCGTTGCCGTTCTTTTCGCATTCTACTTTATTCTTTTCTCATGGAGATATCTGAGACTGTTCCCTTTGTTCATTCAATTATTGAGGCACCGTCCTTCACATTGTGATTGTGTTGTGTACCTTTTGGTTCTGTGACGCTGATAAGAAtaatgcctctttttttttttttaactttgtcacaTCTATTGCTATCATTAAACCAAATAGAATGGCAATAAGTTATACCTCTCTAGTTAATAGCTTATACTAACCACAAATCTGAGTTATAAACTTTTAGTTACATCATTATTGTAGTTGTAACTCTGACTTCTGACTACACCGTGAAAACTGAAGCATGTTTTTCGACATAACTTTCAATAAATTAACTATATCAATGTACACCGAGTCAACTTTCCTTTTCATAGCAACAGAGAAGTTCAATGccatttggaatttattttgtGGCACTCTTGTGGTAAAAGGCTTTATATTTCAATATTGACCAACTTGATAGGCTGCGATGTCTTATTTTCTTGATGATAAATGTGAAGAAAAGAAACCCAAAATTGTTTGGCCTGATCatcttactctctctctctctctcccccctacGTTTCTTTCTTATACCTTGAGTTAGTAAATACCAAACAAACCAGAGATTTTGCTGAGGAGATCTACTGAAAGTAAACTCATTCAGGGCTTTATTATTCATATTGCAGGTTGATAAGAGAAGCTCATAAGAAAGGAGCAAACATTGTCCTTGTTCAGGTATATTTATAtgatacatatatgtgtgttcAGTGATGTTGACAAGCTGCAACTTGCAATGCTTGTTTTGAAAATTGAACCAGAAAGAGCAAATGGGTTTGGATGAATATTCTTATTTGCAATTTCGTTTAAATTGTTATGTTTTGTTTGATTCAGTTCAGGGCCTAAAAAGATTAATGGAATGATGATTATGTGCACTGAATCTATATGTCAATGCTTTAGGAACTGTTTGAGGGGCAGTACTTCTGTCAAGCTCAAAGGTTGGACTTCTTTCAACGTGCTAAGCCTTATAAAGGGAACCCAACTATAATCAGGTAGGCTTGCCTCATTACTTGATTCTTGTCAGGAGTCCACAAGCAATGTATATGTTCTATTTCTGTAGTTATCCCTATGCTTCATTCTTTCTTGTTCGATAGGTTTCAAAAACTTGCAAAGGAGCTGGAAGTTGTAATACCTGTCAGCTTTTTTGAGGAGGCGAACAATGCACATTACAATTCAGTAGCCATTATTGATGCTGATGGCACTGATCTTGGCCTGTACCGCAAATCACATATTCCAGATGGACCAGGTATTGCCCATGTATAGTTTATGACAGATTCACTATAGACTAGTCATGGACTATCTGATTTAAACAAGTTAGCTATTTCCTTTTTGGCTAGGTTATCAAGAGAAATTTTATTTCAATCCTGGTGACACCGGCTTCAAGGTAAACATGgttttatatttatatcttGATAGGTTTGCACTTGTTAGTAGTAAAAATTCACTAGGTGTTAATGTGTAATTGGTACTATGCAGGCTTTCAAAACGAAGTATGCTACAATTGGTGTTGGTAAGTTATTTATGTTGTTCAGTGATACTAATGTTTGGTTCTGAAAGAGCATGAGCAGGGTAGTAACTAATGCAATATCACCTGACTATCTTTTATCGCTAAACCATTATCCTGGTAGGAATTTGTTGGGATCAGTGGTTCCCAGAGTGTGCAAGGGCCATGGTGCTTCAGGGGGCTGAAATTTTGTTCTATCCAACTGCAATTGGTTCTGAGCCCCAGGATAATTACCTAGATTCCCGAGAACACTGGAAGCGCGTCATGCAAGGACATGCTGGTGCTAACCTGGTACTgctatttgttttgttatacCTTATGTTTTATCAGCTACTCAGCTTTATTGAGAAATCAAATTTATACCTATTTTTATTTACGATCCTTCGGTAGTTTCTGATCATTCTGGATCCATAACAATCATGCAGGTTCCCCTTGTTGCTTCTAACCGGATAGGAAGGGAAACCGTTGAGACTGAGCATGGTGAAAGCACTATAACATTCTTCGGGAATTCATTCATAGCAGGTAATTTCAGCATCTTGTTCTTTTACTGCTGGATGTGTAACAAACTAAAATCATTACCATATGGTTGTGCAGGGCCAACCGGTGAAATTGTGAAGCTTGCAAATGACAAAGATGAAGACGTTCTTGTAGCAGAGTTCGACTTGGACGAGATCAAGTCTACCAGGCATGGTTGGGGGATATTTAGGGACCGGCGTCCTGATCTATATAAAGTGCTTCTAACATTGGATGGCGAGAAATCATGATAAGGTCCACCTTTGTGGAGTCATCTATCCTTGAAAAGGTACATGAGCTCCACAACATTGGGAGGACATACACAGGGTCCATAAATGCTGCCACTACAATCATGGTAGATCACCCCTCTTCCCTTCTCAGGAATCTCTGTTGTACACGGCTTCTCTGTGTTTGCTGCTTATTGATTTTTCACCAATTTCCGATTCCACAATAAAATGCTCGTGGTGTGTCGTTCTGGCAGACAATTGAGAATATAACATATTAAAACCTCTATGTTATGCACCacaatgtttctttttttttttttgaggggtaCACCACAATGTTTCTCGAatcattttgtttttgaaaCTGGGTTTCTTGAAACATTTCGATCTGAAACGGAGTTTCTGATAACATTATTGTGCTGCTgctaaatattttaattattggATTCAAGAAATGGATCATAACTAGAAGAATAAATCAGGATCTTTTGTTTCAGAATAGCATCCGTGATGGCTTTAGAGAACCATCAGTTAGCTTTCACGTGCTATCTGCTCCTTTTCCATCAACTAAACCCAAGGTTCTTGTGAACCCTGGCACGTGAATCCTGGAAAGGTCGTCTCTAATGTCAGCTGTGCTTAGTTGCATGCCTGCTTGGACATCGTTGCCAGTGCTTGGTcactttattttgtttttttttattcctgtagCAATTAAATCATCAAAGTGCACAACAGAATTCTGCGCAAAAAGAAGCAAAATAAGTGGCATTGTATTGCATTTGACGGGCGATGCAACAGTAAACAAAAAATTTCGCCATATTTACATCTCTCTCTGGTAGGGAAAACTAGCATGCCACTGTCGAACTTGTTGACaggaactaaacaaaaccccatTGCCAAGAACATGAGCCTGCTTTGATTTGCTCTATTCGTTCTTCTCTGCTGGATCTTGGTCATCTGCTAGTAGCAGTAGCTGTTGTTGCTGTAGCTGTTCGTCCGGGTGGGCGAAGTGGAGCTTGAAGCGGCCGTCCTCGCGGCGCCCATGGAGCAGCTCCCGCGACGGTATCCTGACCTCCCGGAGCACCAGCCGGCCGTCCCCGCGGTGCGCCCGGAGGTACAGCCACGGCTTCCCGCCGGCGCCGATCACCGATATCGGCGGCGGGAACGCCGCCCTCGTCCacgccgggagcggcggcgccagcgctgCTGGCACGAccgtcttctcctcctcctcctcctcgtcgtcgatgGGACGGTGCTGCCGCTTGCACGGCAGCGCGCGGCCGACGCCGTCGTTGCcggtgtcgtcgccgccgccggtgccaaGATCAACGTCGCCGCCGGAGCTCTCCGAGCTCTCGGACCCGAGCCCCTCGGTGCAGAGGCCGAGGTAGCGCCGCCGCTGGTCCTGTCCGGCTTGCccgaacagcggcggcggcggaggcggcgggcgcggcatgacggcggcgtggtggcctCCTCGGCACGTCGTGGTAACGGCCATGcacgcgagcgcgcgcgcgcgtttaGTAATAACAACCTTAAATGTTAAAACTAGCTAAGCCAAGTCGTGCAGTAGTAGTAGACGACTAGTCGTTGTGCCCTCTCGTGATGGGCTGGGGCGGCACAGGGAGTTGGGAGGAGCTGAGCTGAGCGGCTGGCTCTCTCTCGCTGCAGGGTCCCGTGAAttatagggggagggggggggggggggggggggggggggggggggggggagacgAGGAGATATGGGAGGAGGGGACTCGTGGCCTCCTGGCGTTGCGTCTCGCGCGCGGAGGGCGGTGGGCGACGGACCGGCGTTGGGTTGCGAGATactgtttgctgctgctgctgccgcctgccgGTGGTGGCTGCGTGCGGACGTGCAGTGGGATTGGCTACTGCTGGCTTGGACGAGACGAGATCGGTGAGGTTTTAGCGTTATACTCCACTATATAGCTTCTCTCGATCGTTCTCAAAAGCGTATATTCTTGCTGGATTCAGGGGTCGCGGAACCGTGTTGTATTAGACTGCACGCCGATCCGTCGTTTCAGGCTAAACAAGTTGATATTGGAGCTATGGTTCTAAATATGGCTTTGACCGCCCAGCGTAACGTACACTGCGAAGCCGATGGGCGGTATTTGCTTTGCGCATGTCGAATCAATAATTTCATTAACCAGTAACCACCGGTAATGATTGTTCTCTCGATCAAGCTAAGCTAGATTCTGAAGTGCACGCATTATTAGCATTTAGCAACGCGGACTATTGAGAATTAAAATTGATCTACTGTCTGATGTGCTAGGATAGAAGAATAAACGGGTTAGAATATATTCTAAGATGGCAACTGACAAGAGGGGGATTAGTTATTGGTTTCCTAGCTAGTGAGTCAGAGGGCGAAGGAGATTGGTGTGCGGTCACGTAGAAGCAGAACTGATGACTCGAGGTCACGCTGGAAGCCTGGAGGAATATATCCCACATTCCTTCACTGCATCTACAAGCAAGGGTTTTATTTTTGTATATATAGCAAGATAGGGAACTGATCAGGGAAGAGATTGACTCGTTGAATTCTGATCAAGCGGGTGCTTGTAGTAATGGATGGACCACTGACGCGGTGCAATGCGGCAAAAACAATGACTCAGTGACTTTTAGAGAAATCTAACTATGTTAAAGTTTTGCTATGAAAACATTAATTTCAATCCctaaagtagtactccctccgtttttttacatgtgacgtcgttgattttttagataaatttaaccattcgtcttattttaaaaaaatatgtaattattatttatttattatgacgatttatcatcaaatgttctttaagcatgttttaaatgtttttatatttgcataaacatTTTGAATtagacaaatggttaaatattgctaaaaaaaatcaataacgTCGTATACATGCTCGCAAATAAGCTCGGGTACCGGCCAGGGTTGCAATGCAAAGAATCTGCCCTTGGACAAAAGCTCCTGAAAACAGCAGTGTCGGGCTGGTCCGCGGGAAAGGAGGCCCAATGTGCAATGAAAGAAAATAAACTATAGTCCAAAGAGAAAATACAGTGTATACCATTATTCAAAGTGAAACTTTACTTTAGTAATAATTGCTCGCGcaatttgaaattttctttttatttaaaaaaatgaatatccAAAAAGAAAATGCCAAAGAGGAGAAACTCGAAAAATAGTTTTACGAATTTCTTGTGAGGATTTTCAAAGGAATATAATCATTGCAAATTTGAAGTAAACAACGCAAATTCAAATTAAAGAAGTACCCAAATTTTTAGATTAACAATCACAACAGCATCATTGTCAAAGAAAGGATTTTGCCGTTGAATTTACATCTTTGAGCATGTAGGCTCGGCCCAGTTCTTTTTCTCAACTTCAAACTTGAACTTTCTCGTTTTctattagcacgtttttcaaatggTATGTTTTGgtaaaaagttttgatgtagaagttgtttaaaaaagatcaaataaatctattttttaattttataatagttaatacttaattaatcatgttctAATGagttttcttgttttctgtGCACTGAAAATATCCCTCCAACAGTACAGAACAAACGGGGCCTTGGGACAAACTGGTAGGTACAAGCGTGTGATTTGTGTGTAAATGTCTTCCAtgtaattggaaaaaaaatgtcaataaTTCTGGAAGCAGTGGTGGTAGCAGATTGTTAACATGGACAAAACATCGCTAagagcccctttgaatcacgaaataataaaaatagaggaatataaaaaaatcagGATTCTGATAGAAATACAAATGGAAAACAGGAAAACCACATGagtcggatgagagagatagagtcAGCAAAATTTCCAAGAGatttttcgtaaaaaaaaatcaaaaggttaaagctcttgctaagtttcctctAAGATCTCTACAgaattatccattccataggaTTTTCAATGGAGatgatatgattcaatcctttgaacAAAGACCTTTATATAAATTTTCttataggattgaaatcttATAAAATCCCtatgtttttctacaaattaaAGGGGTTCTAAACATTGCCTGCTGGCCCAAGCacctatttaattctacaaagaagaaaaaaagcttCACTCTAGATCCCTTAACTAAGTTTTATTTACATTCCTCAACTATAAATCGTGTATCTCGATCATCGAACTATCTACAACTTAAGTTCCTTTGTGGTTTGGATGATGATTTCATTCTATGTGCCATCCATGTGACACATTGACCTAGTCTTCGTCTGATATGTGCTTACATGTAAAAAAGAGTTaattttcccctttcttctcctcaCATCCTCCAATGTCCATGCTCTGCCTGCATGTGTCGATGGTGGCTTCGAGTGTTGCAGTGTGTGACTCAGCGAGGATTTTGGCaatgcaggaggaggagggaggcgagcgcGCCTAGGAGGCCTCGTCGACAAGGACCTAGCGGCGCCATATCTGCAATGCCCGCACTGTGGGAATGGGAGGACATCGGCACGACCCCGTCATGCATGCCTTTAGTCCATGAGCGTCTCTGATGACCCGAGCCACGATATCGTTGCTGATTTCTTGCTGTACTTCGTCGAAGACGTCGATGTTTGGCTTTCCGGCATCGACGTGGTTCTGGTCATAAGAGATATTCATGGGCTTGAAGGAACGCACAACGAGTGTTGTGCAAATGTTCTCCCTTCCCGTGACGTGGGTGTCATAGAGTGTGGCCGGAACCGTCGAGGTCGCCGAGCCACAACCTCATGCACCTCTAGAATCCTTACCGAGTTGTACACTACAACCAATCAAAGTTGTCGTCGACACACACATGCAGAGAGCTTAATGGAGATTgctggaggggaggagaagctaGAGAAAGGGAAAAGTGAACTATATTTTACACGTAAGGACCACACAACAGATGGAGATTAAGCCAACGTGCCATGTGAATACCACGCAGGGTAGGGTGGGTCAACCGGCCCAGCTACGACCTGCATCGTCCTACCTCCCAGAACCTCCTATCCATCAGCCCATCGAGAAAACAATCTAACAGACTCAGCCCATCAAGGAAATAAGCCAGCCAGCCCATCATCCTGCATCAAAGTTCACAAGTTGGACACTCACGCCGCATCGTCTTCCAATCGGTGATGTTGCTAATTCGAATTCGACACACGTCTCGCTAACGCCAATGTGACGGCCGACGCCGATCTGCACGCGCGCGGTGCCTGCGCCGACGGCCGATGCCGCCACGCGCCCATGTCCACGCCGGTCACTGCCCATCTCACGCTGCTTCCGCCGGCTAGCGGCTTTGGCTAAGCCATAGCGGGCTAGCGGCCATCCGCCAGCGCTTGAGGCCTATCCCCTGTCCCCCATGGAGTCCTGCTAGCTACAACAACATAGGTAGGCCGTGTAGGTGGCACTAGACTGTGGTAGCCGGCGCCCGGCCGGCAGAACCTGTAAGGTCCCAAGCGCATGAAGCTTTGTTATCACTTGTCTGTTTACAGAGTTCCTTCATTCCTTGCATGGTCTCTCCATCTCTAAAGAGGAACAAAGCTGTAACAAAGCTAGCGAAACTTTTGGTTCAAGCTATAAGGATGGAGGGACACTCTGATCGCCGCCAGCTCGGCACTGGTCGAGGGTGAGGAACGCCTTTGAGTCTGAATGCCCTGCCTGATGTGAAAAGTATGATCGGTAATAAGTTTAAAAATCAAGGTATGGTAGACTTGTAGTGgaactttaaaaatattgatGGATGAGCAACAAGTGACATGTTTATTTCTTTAGAATTTTGATTTTGTAGGTTTTGACAAGAAGTATCGTAGACTATTAATGGAGCTAAGattgttgttttatttaaaaataaaaggtaCCATCCTGGATGTTCTTGTTATTTTTAATGCGATTGTAATATAAATGAAATGTACCATTCTTTTGTTTGCATTATATTATTTGGTCTACATACCGGAGCTGATAATATTTGAGATTATGCATGAAAGATCCATTTTCGATTATACTATGTTTTTAATGCGATTGTATTATAAATACGGCATGTATTGGGTTCCGTTGTTCTTATCGAGCAAGCATCTCCaccttatcattttttttaaagctgTGTCTGCTACTACACGCACGATGAAATCTGCTATCAAACCGCcaagaaactcaatttgagTTTTAGTGGTTAGGAGACTATATCCAGTTTTGCGATTGAGGGACACATGAAACTTACCCATAGTAGTGAGATTAAAAGTGGACTCTTAGAAAGCACTAAACATGGCCGGCTGGGCCAGGCAATTTCCCGACATCAGTTCtacgaaggaataagttcactggagATTCCTCAACTTAGGTCTTTgattagttccaaactttttcttcaaactttaaacttttccatcacatcaaaattttcctacacacgtaaacttccaacttttccatcacatcgtttcaatttcaaccaaacttccaattttgatgtgaactaaacacacccttaacagcgagtttttttgaggtcccttaaccacaaactaGGAATCTCCACCCCTAAACTGTACAAAACCATTCACTCAAGGTCcctaggcagtatatatgggtggtttcgctaacgtggcatcctagtcagcgaaaaaaacaaagcacgtggggcccacatgttagctgcatatcttattttcttctcttttcttctcctttctctcttctctcttctcttctccctactgctgctgctcccgTCCCTGCCCCGGCCGCGGTACACGagatccgccgcctccggagtcctcgtcgtcgctgccggctAGAGAGCGTGCTGTTGGGGGAGGTCGCGCCgggctcctcgtcctcctcgctgcagctcccctcctcgccgtcgtcgtctccgccgctGGCGCCAGCCGGTTCACATCGATCGCCCGCAGGAACAACATCTCGACGTCGTGGCACGCCATCATCACCGTCCTCCCTCGACCTTCATAAGATCCACGCACGAAAATGAGACGCCAAGATtgcagcatgcatgcacgcacgacGTCGACGTAGTCCATCCATCTATACTcaccggaggaggaagaggaggagaagaggccgGCGTCGCTGTTCCAGCCGCACAGCTGCTACGGCTGCGGGGCGGCAccacggcacggcggcggctcgtcggcTGCACCCAAAGGAAGGCTCAGGCGAACCCGAGTCCGGGAAGCGCACGCGGGTGAGGTCCCACGCCAGGTCGAcgcggcggtcgccggcggcgcggaacCGCCTCCTCCCACGCTGCCGCCAGAGGAGTCAGGTACGGACGCGGAAGGCCAGTGTCTCCTTGTCGGTGTCCTCGTCGAACTATATCCCCACCCTGTCGCTAAGGAGGATGCCAGGGTGGCCGGGGACGAGAGGCGGAGCACGGCGCGGAGTGAGAGGCCGAGGGAGGTGCGCATCCATGATagcgcggcgaggtcgaggtGGGTCTCATAGACGGAGGTCACCAGGCTGGGCCCCACGGGGCCGGACGGCCCCGCGTCGCGGACGACGCGCAGCGGAagcacgccgccatcgccactccgcccaccgccggcttcctcactgaagaagagaagagggaagagagaaaagagaagagaagaagaaagaaaaaaaacgtgcagctgacatgtgggtcccacatactttttaaaatctttttgctgactaggatgccacgtcagcgaaaccacccatatatactgcctagAGAACTTGAGTGCCTAGAGACCTTGAGTGAacggttttatatagtttaggggtggagatttctggttttgtggttaagggacaaaaaaaaatctcgctgttaagttgtgGGATCTctgatgaacttattccttctacaaaagaagaaacaacaatTCGATGggccaagtaaaaaaaatagccCATCAATATCAAAGTGGAAGCACCCGGGGGGTGTTGGCCTTTCAAGGATGAGCGCCGTTGCTACGAACTTATTTTCAACCAGATGCAATTAatgattttccttaaaaaaaacatatgcacAATGATTAATGTCGCATAATGAC
This region includes:
- the LOC127761865 gene encoding uncharacterized protein At2g27730, mitochondrial-like, which produces MATRTAVARVVAPHQPAWAAAVLARRMEGGRRVARYFSDGTGRVLSEEERAAESVYIQKMEREKLEKERRKADKDKADAAKRAAAAKGDKKGGEARPT
- the LOC127764735 gene encoding N-carbamoylputrescine amidase; this translates as MAGGGGAGRKVSIAAVQFACTDVESENVDTAERLIREAHKKGANIVLVQELFEGQYFCQAQRLDFFQRAKPYKGNPTIIRFQKLAKELEVVIPVSFFEEANNAHYNSVAIIDADGTDLGLYRKSHIPDGPGYQEKFYFNPGDTGFKAFKTKYATIGVGICWDQWFPECARAMVLQGAEILFYPTAIGSEPQDNYLDSREHWKRVMQGHAGANLVPLVASNRIGRETVETEHGESTITFFGNSFIAGPTGEIVKLANDKDEDVLVAEFDLDEIKSTRHGWGIFRDRRPDLYKVLLTLDGEKS
- the LOC127764736 gene encoding protein FAF-like, chloroplastic; amino-acid sequence: MAVTTTCRGGHHAAVMPRPPPPPPPLFGQAGQDQRRRYLGLCTEGLGSESSESSGGDVDLGTGGGDDTGNDGVGRALPCKRQHRPIDDEEEEEEKTVVPAALAPPLPAWTRAAFPPPISVIGAGGKPWLYLRAHRGDGRLVLREVRIPSRELLHGRREDGRFKLHFAHPDEQLQQQQLLLLADDQDPAEKNE